The genomic DNA GTGGCCCTAATTGATCGAGGATGACTCGGCAGAGATACTTTTTCTCCGGAGTATTTAGGTTTACGCCATCAATATAAGTTTTTGCCCTACCATCCACGCTGATTTTAGGGAGATCACTGAAGGAAACCGTTGGAATTTTTTCTCTTGTGTAAAAAACCGCTAAACATTGGGGATCCAGTCCATCCAATAACTCGGCAAAAGCATAAACTTGAGGATAACCCTTTTCTCTTTTGTCCGAAGGATCAATCCCCGATCGTTTAAGAGTGTTATGCGTTAAAAACTCGGTAATTCCTTCTCCGAGATTATATGAAAAAATAGAAGTTGAATTTGGGCCCTCAATTAAGACATGCATCAACTCATGAATAGAAGTGTTTTGAAATTGCTCATAGGTAGATAAATTGTCGCTCAACTCATAGCGCCTATCATAAGCCGTTCCTCCAACTCCCTTTTTCTGTGGGCGAATATCAATACTTGGGAAAGTATTTACTCTAAGGAGGCGAGAGGACATTCTTTGTACATTTGCCTTGTCTTCCCCTAACAAAAACGGCAGTGAATCCAAAATACGAGGAAGATCTTTTCCTACATAATCCTGCATCCATTTTAAATATTGTGTTTCGTTTGAAGTTAAACCCTCTTCTCTTGCGTCATATCTCTCTTGAGCTGACCGCACTTGTTGTTGAGCGGATTGTAAAATGGCTTCTTTTCTCTTTTTATAGGCTTGTAATGCATCAATGGATTGCAAACGGTGATCTAGGGAGGCTTGCCCAAGGGTTTTAGAAAGCTCGCCTAAACGCAATACGCCAAAATCTCTTGAACTCGCTGTTTTCCCTAATAAGGTTAAAAAGTCGGGGTTTTGTTCGATCAATGCACCTAGTTTTGGATCTCCTGTGTTCTCGTATGTATTTTCAAACCCATAATGACGGGCTATAGGTCTTCTTATATTCATAAATCCCCTGCTTTGATATCGGTCTACTGCCAATTCTTCAACAAAAAGTTTTGCATTTTCTTTTAAGAAATCATAATCCACCCCGTCGATTTGATATTGAGGGCCTGCTGCGGCATAGGCAAAAAGGTCTGTGGCTTCTTGAGCTAAAGCGTCAGTCCATGCGTTAAAAGTGCTTTCTCCTCTTAATCCTTCTAATTCTTTAGATCTTTGTACTCCCCTGGAAAGATCCCTTTCTTCCCATGAAGAACCTAATGTCGAGTTTGTGCCGGTGTCTTCGTATACTTCCATACGAGCCGCGAAATCCTTTGCGGATTTTTCGTCCAACTCCCCCTCTAATTCCAATCGAGTCGGGGGCGTGTTTTTTTGTTTGGCTTCCTCCATCCAGCGATTAAAAATAGCCTCTTTGTTGATCCCTAAGACGACCATGGCGATTTCCCAATTCTTTTTATCTTCTTCTTGCGTTGGGGCTTCCCACTTATCAATCCCCATTTCACGGCAATCTAATTTTATTGCCTTTAAAAGATTCCTATCTTCTTTTACAAGGCTTATTAAAAATTCTTGAACTTGTTGTTGATCTCCGGCTGCGCTTAAACTTGATATGACTTTTTCAGCGCTGTATTTTAACGGTTTTAATAAATTTTCCGCTTGCGGGTATTTTTTATAATACGTTTTTGCTCTCTCAAAATAAGTCTTCGCACCGGCCGGATCTCCTAATGTTTCTCTTGCTTTTGGAGGCCATAACCCAAAAAGTCTATTGATAAACCCTCCCTTATTTTCCAATGCATTTAACGATTCCACTGTGGGTAAAACATGCTCCCATAAATCATTTTCCGATGGTTTAAGCTCTATTCTTGCATCTACCCCCCGAACTGTTCGGTAAACCTGATTATTGAATTCATTTAAGAAGTCTCCCGGTTTATCTTTATAGGATGTCCCTTTAATTAAAAACTTTAAATCTCCGCGATCTATAGAAGAGGGCGATGTGCAATAAAAATAAAGCATTAAAGCTGGCTTCAATGCTTGAGTATCCTCCTTTTTAAGAGCCAACAGATTATCTACAATTGGATTCAAATCATCCCAGCCTTTAATCGCGGCGATCCGTTCTAAAAAAATATCCACCTGAAAATCATAAACTTCATATGTTAACATGGCTCGATTGCTCTTTTGTCCTTCTTTAATGGCTGCGACCCGACGATCTCTTAAAATGTCCAATCTCTTTTTTAAATCCGGATTATTTTGTAACACTTCTTTCTCTAATTCATTTATACGTTTAATCGCCTCACGCCGAGTATCAACTTGATTTAAGTCCGTGGTGCCTTCCGGGTTTGGTGCTTTTTCTTTTGTCATTTTTATTTTTTATATCTTTTTTTATATCTGTAGATTATACACTTTTTTCGTAATATTTGAAAGCCTTCTTTGTTGTAATGGGTAGCTCCTTTAAAATTTGGCTTTTCCTTTGGCGTACCTTATAATCACGGGCGTGACCCTTGATGAAGAAAACAAACTGGTGCGTGAGGCGCAGAAAAACAGAGCAAGTTTTGACCAACTTTATGCGCTTTATTTACCTAAGGTTTATGGCTTTGTGATGGGAAAAATCAAGAATCGAGAAGCGGCCGAGGATTTGACGGGTGAAATTTTTCTAAAAATTTTGGAAGGATTGCCCAACTATCAATTCCGGGGACTTCCGTTTGGGGCTTGGGTGTTCCAAATCGCGCGCAATCATCTTTCCAACTATTACTCGATCTCTCATCGAAAAGCGTGTGAATCTCTTGAAAACCCCGAACGCTTTAAAGATGAATCCGAAGAATCGAATCCCGCCACTCTGGCCCGAAGGAAAAGCACAAAACAATCGCTCCTCAACCATTTCCATGTTTTAACCTCACAAGAATCGGAAGTGGTGCGTCTTAAATATTTTGCCGAACTTTCCAATCAGGAAATCGCGGCAACGCTTGGTATTCATCCCAATCATGTGGGAGTGCTCCTGTTCAGAGCCCTTAAAAAACTTAAAACCGATTATGTTTAAATCTCTCCTCCCCCTTCTCGAACATTTCCTCACCCCTCGAAAAAAGAATTTTTCTCTCGAGGAATTTGGTGCGCTCGAAAAACAACTTCAAAAAGAACAACCCAAACCTCGAAAAGCGTTTGAAGAGGCGTTGAAGAAAAGGCTTCACCAACGTTATGCGGAATTGCAAGAAAAACGAGAAACCCAATCGGACGAAAGCTTTCAATTGTTTGGCTCTTGGATGCGACAATGGACGCTTATTCCTGTGGCTCTCATGCTTCTAATGGTGATTGCCGGAACAGGCGTTTACGTGACTTCTCCCACTCCCGCGACGTCCATTTCTTCTTTTGGAATCCTTAATGCCTCAGTTCAACCTGCTTTCGCTCCCGTAATGATTGCGTTTGATACGCCCATGTTGGAATCTTCGGTGGAAGAGGCGTTTTCCATTACCCCCTCTGTTGAGGGTCGATTCATTTGGAATGAAGAAGGAACCACTTTGTATTTTCTCCCTAAAACAGTGCTTGCCAAAGACACCACTTATCAAGTCACGCTTACGGAACAAGCTAAAAGTCGATATTTTAAACCCCTTGCATCCCTGTATGAACGAACGTTTACCTCGGAATGGATTGCGCTTACCGAACCTCCTCCAATGATTGCCTCCGGCTCCGTTCCTCCCTTATCTCCCCCGCTTGAACCTTCCGTTCAATCTGCGGGTGCCGAGCTCCTTTCCATGGAAGAAAAAGAGGACGATGTGCTTTTAATCGATGATAAAATAAAACCGATTCCAGACAAAAAACTCGATCCTTTCGCTCCGTTTCGAATTGAAAAAGGCCCCTTGACCGCTCAAGAACTGGCTCAATTCGAGGCCGCCGTAGCTCTGATGGAAGAAAATATGGCTAAATAAGGATGAGCACCAAATCGCCCAAGTTAGTTCCTGTGGGGCCGGTTTTGATCAAGCCCTTTGTTTTTTTAAAAAATCCGTAGGAATCGTTTTGATTTAAATGTTTTTCGATGTCGAGGCCTTTTTTTAATGTTTCTTGAGTGGCAATGGCTCCGGCGATATTTTCAGGGCAAAAGCCGTCTACGCCGTCGGTTCCGAGGGAAAGAAGGGTGAAGGGAGACTGCTTTTGCTTTTTGAAAAACTCTTTTAAACACGCGAGCACAAATTGTTGATTGCGGCCGCCATGACCATGGCCAATGACTTTTACCGTGGTTTCGCCGGCGAGAATGAAAAGGCCTTTTTGGTTCCCAATGGTTTTGATGACTTTACGGGCGGTTTTGTTGCAATCTCCAGCCATATGTTTATCTAAAATTTTCACACTGAAAGTGGTGCCCAATACTGTTTTTGCTATTTTTTCAGCCACCTTTGCCGTGGTCTCATGGTTGGCGAGGATTTTTGAAGTTACTTTTTTAAAGATTTTATTGCCGGGTTTTGGCGTTTCCTCTCCTTTTTTAAGGCATTGAATCACGAAATGCGGGATTTTTTTTAAAATTTTATATTTTTCAAAAATCTTTAGCGCTTGCTGGCATGTGGTTGAATCCGGAGAAACCGGGCCCGAGGCAATGGCACTCAAATCATCGCCCAAGACATCTGAAATCACGAGATTAAGGCATTGGGCAGGATAAATCGCCTCCATAAGTCTGCCTCCTTTGATTTGAGAAAGGTGCTTGCGAACCGTGTTGATTTCATTGATGTTGGCTCCGCATTTGAGAAGCAAACAAGTGGTTTTGATTTTTTCCTCGAGCGTGATGCCTTCCATGGGGTAGGGCATGAGCGCTGAGCCCCCGCCGGAGATGAGTGTGATCACCAAATCTTTTTTTGAGGCTTTTTGAGCAATTTTTAAAATTTCTTTGGCGCCTTTCAATCCGTTTTTATCCGGCAACGGATGGGAGCCGCGAATGCATTTGATTTTCTTTAAATGCGGAGTGGGATCACCTTTTGGAATAATGATAAAACCTTCGGTTATTTTTGTGCCAAAATGTTTTTCCGTAGCTTTCGCCATTTTTGAAGCGCCTTTTCCTGCGCCTAACACAAAAATTTTCTCGTATTTTGAGGGATCGATTTTCTTGAGTTCGTTCAAAACCAGAGAATAAGGGTTTATTTCCTCCAAGGTTTGCAGGGCGATTTTTAAGAGCAACGCGGACGCGGCTTTAGCCATACGATTATAAAGAAAAAGCTTCTTTATTCACGAGAAATTCCGGGGTTCTTCCTTGCAATGCATTGATTAAGTTTTGAGCGGCAATCTCCGCCATTTTGGATCGGGTTTCAATTGTGGCAGAGCCCAAATGCGGGACAATGACCGTGTTTTTGCATTCCGCGAGTCCGGGTTTCATGGCCGGCTCATCCTCAAAAACGTCTAATCCCGCTCCAAAAATTTTGCCTTCTTTTAAAGTTTTTACCAACGCCACTTCATCAATGACCGGCCCGCGTGACGTGTTTACAAGAATGGTGGAAGGACGCATGCAATTCAACATTTTCTCGTCGATTAAATGATGTGTGGCTTGGGAATAAGTCACGTGAATCGAAATGTAATCGCTTTCTTGGCAAAGTTGTTCGAGTGTCACTTTTTGTGCGCCCACTTCTTTTTCGAGAAATTCATTTCCGGAAAGGTCTGTGTATAAAATCTTCATTCCAAAGCCTTTGGCCATTTTAATCGCCACATTTTCACCGATACGACCCGCACCAACAATCCCGAGTGTCTTTCTTGTCATTTCTTGACCGAGAAGAAGCATGGGGCCCCATCCTTGAAATTGTCCGCTCCTCATATACACATCACTTTCCGCCATTCGACGAGCCACGGCAAACATAAAGGCAATGGCCATATCCGCAGTGGTGTCCGTGAGAACTCCCGGGGTATTTGTGACCATGATTTTTCGCTTGCTGGCCGCGGCGACATCGATGTTGTTATACCCCACGGCATAATTGGAGATGATTTTACATTGAGGCCCTGCGGCTTCCATGACTTCATCGTCAATTTTATCCGTAAGCAAGGGAATAAATCCGTCGCGCCCTTTTACTTTTTCCAACAATTCCTCACGGGTTAAAACGCGATCGTCCGGATTCATTTCGAATTTTCCGAACGCTTTTTCAAGCATTTGAAGTCCGGCTTCGGGGATGCGACGTGTAACGTAGATGTTCATTGGGGTGAAAGTATTTAGTATATAGAAGTTAGGAGGAAGAAGAAAAATATGGGGAAGCTCACTTCGCTACGCTTCGTGAGTGGCCATGACCTTAGTGAGATACGTTTTGATGCGAGCTAGGCCTTCTACAATCATTTCTTCCGTGGAAACGTAGGAGAATCGGACGAAATCGTCGCCAAAAAGTCCAAACACGGTGCCCGGAAGAATGAGGACATTGGCTTCTTTCATGACGCGATCGCACAATTCAGCGGCGGTGATACCGAGTTTGTCCATGATTTGGCGCACATTGACCATGAGATAAAAAGCGCCTTTGGGAGAATGGCATTTCATGCCCGGAACTTCGTTCACCAATTTGACCATGAGGTCTCGGCGTTTCTTGTATTCAATCAACATTTTCTTAACCTCTTCTTGAGGTCCGGCAACGGCTTCGATGGCAGCGTATTGAGCCATAGTGTTCACGCAAGAGATATCATTGCAAGCGAGTTGCTCCAAGGCTTTTGCCATTTCCGGATTTTTGGTCACGCCCCAACCCACTCGATAACCGGTCATGGCGTAAGTCTTTGAACATCCGTTCAAAATCACGGTGCGTTCCGCCATCCCGGGCATTCCGGCAATGGAAACGTGCTCGCCTTCGTGCACCATTTCATTGTAAATTTCATCGGAAAGAACCCAGAGGTCATGCTTGACCGCAATCGCGGCGATCTTTTCCAAAAGGTCTCGTGTATAGACTCCTCCGGTTGGGTTTTGAGGAGAATTGACCATGATTAATTTGGTCTTTGGTGTAATTTTGGATTCCAATTCCTCGGCACTAAAGTTGAAATTGGTTTCTTCTTTCAATTGAATCGGAACCACAACCCCTCCCAAATATTCGGTCACAGATCCGTAAATCGGGTACGCGGGATTGGGGATGATGACTTCATCTCCTTCATCGATCAACGCGTTGATCATGTAAAACATGATGGGTTTTCCTCCTGCCACCACGACCACATCTTCGGCTTTGTAATCCACTCCCGTGTATTTGCCGGTGGACTTGGCGATCGCTTCTCTCAATGCAGGGATCCCCGGAGTGGCGGTGTAGTGAGTTTGATTCTCGCGAATGGCTTTGATCGCGGCTTCATTGATGTTGGCAGGGGTATTGAATCCGGGTTCTCCAATTTGTAAATAAACCAATTTTTTTCCTTGCGGTTCGAGCACTTCTTTTTCGAATTTTTTGGCTTTTCCGATCACAGAGAAAGCGTTTTCCGTACCCAGGCGCGGCATGCGTTTTGAGAAAGATTTCATGGGAGTAAAAGTTTTAAAAAATAAATTTTAAATTATAAAAAAACAGAAAGAAAAAATGCAGGGGTAAAAAAATTAAATGCTTTTCTTCCGAGCGACCACTTTTAAGGCTTTTTCGAAAATTTCCTTGGAGGTTATTCCGTATTTTTCCATCAATTCGCGAGGTTGGCCCGACTCCCCAAAGGTATCTGCAATCCCGACCATTTCCATGGGGACCTGGAAATTTTGAACCAAAACTTCGGCCACGGCACTGCCCATTCCTCCAAACAATTGATGTTCTTCTGCGGTGACCACGCATCCGGTTTTTCGGGCTGAGGCGATGAGGGCTTCTTTATCAATAGGCTTAATGGTGTGCAAATTAATGACTTCAGCGGAAATGCCTTTTTGGACCAAGGCTTCGGCCGCATCGAGGGCTTCGGCCACCATGGCTCCGCACGCCACAAAAGTAACATCTTTCCCTTCTTGTAGGGTGATCGCTTTTCCGATTTTAAACGGCATGTCTGCACTCGTGACCACCGGGACTTTTTCACGACCAAAACGGATGTAAACCGGACCATTGATTTCCACGGAAGCCAACACGGCTTTTTTGGTTTCGTAATAATCGGAAGGCACAAGAACGGTCATATTGGGAATCACACGCATGATTGCGATTTCTTCAAGCGCCTGGTGAGTGGCCCCATCGGGTCCCACGGAAAGACCTCCGTGCGCGCCTCCAAATTTTACATTCAATTGCCCGTAACAAATGCTGGTTCGAATTTGTTCCCAAGCACGACCGGAAACAAACACGCCATACGTGGAAACAAAAGGAACGAGTCCGGTTAAAGACATTCCTCCGGCTACATTGATCATGTTTTGTTCCGCAATACCCATGTCAAAAAATCGATCCGGGAATTTATCTTTAAATAAACACGTTAATGTCGATTTTGCGAGATCGGCGTCCAATACAACAACGCGCGGATCTTTGGTCCCGAGTTCGATGAGGGCGTCGGCCCAACCCTGTCTGGTGAGTAACATTTCGCGTGCCATGACGTACGGTTTAAAAATAATTAGATGACGATTTGGCTTCCTGTTCATCGAGCTCTTTCAATGCGAGTTCCAGTTCGCCTTTATTTGGAGCTTTTCCGTGCCAGCCGGATTGATTTTCCATGAATGAAATGCCTTTGCCCTTAACGGTGTTGCCGATGATGACGGAAGGGCGACCCTTGAACACCAATGCTTTTTTAATGGCCTCGTGAATTTGCGTGAAATCATGGCCATCGATCACTTGCACATTCCAATTGAAACTCTTGAATTTTTCATCCAGCGGATGAATTCCCATCACATCTTCCACGTGACCGTCGATTTGAAGTTTGTTGTAATCCACAAAAAGGATGAGGTTGTCGAGTTCGTAATGCGCGGCAGACATAATGGCTTCCCAACTTTGGCCTTCTTGAAGATCGCCTTCGCTGGACAAGCCGTAAACACGGTTGGATTTGCCTTGTGCTTTGAGGCCCAACGCCACGCCGGTGGTGATGGAAAGATTTTGCCCCAACGATCCGCCGGACATTTCCATACCTCTGGGGTGAAAACGAGAAGGATGGCCTTGAAGTTGAGATCCCAGTTTGCGGAACGTTAAAAGCATGGCCGGATCAAAATAACCGGTTCGTGCCAAAATTGAATAAATTGCAGGCGTGATATGGCATTTGCAAAAAATCATACGATCGCGTTCTTCCCATTTCGTATTGTCGGAATCGTGTTTTAAGAATTCGAAAAATAAAGTCACCAAAAATTCAACGGAAGACAAAGACCCACCGGGATGGCCCGAGCCTGCGGCCTCAAGCATCTCCACAATGTCGCGCCTCATCCGAATGGCTTTTAACAAACGCTCCTTTTGGGAAAGGCTAATGGGGTACTTCATGGCTTCAGTAAAGTATATTGTGCGACTTTTTGCAAATCTTATTGAGTAAATGCGGTTGCTTGACCCTGGAAAGTGTTTCAAAAGTTTTTTTCAAAATAGCAACTTGATTTGGAAGACAGCATACTTTTGGCCACCGCGGTCCGGTCGCTCCTCCCCGCAACGCGGGGTATGCCTCACGCCAATCGTTTCGCTTTGCGAAAACCAAGCCGATTGGCGTTGCGAAATTGTCCAAAAGCACGCTGCCTTCAAATCAATCAACCTAAAAAAATTATAAGCCCTTTATTTTTCATCACGCGATGATTATCATGCGACCGTTGTTCGATTTTTTTATTTTTTAATTTTTCTACCATGTCTCTCTTTGAGAACACGCTCGCTCAGCTCAAAAAAGCGTCGACGATCATGAAACTCGATGCACACATTGCGGATTACTTAAGTTACCCGCAACGCATTTTGGAAGTGAATATTTCCGTAAAAATGGACGACGGTTCAGCCAAAATGTTCAAAGGATTTCGTGTGCAACACAACAATGCAAGAGGGCCCTATAAAGGAGGGATTCGCTATCACCCCCAAGTGGACATGGAAGAAGTAAAGGCTCTTGCCACGTGGATGAGTATGAAATGTTCGGTCGTCGGAATTCCATATGGTGGAGGCAAGGGAGGCATTATTGTGGATCCTCATACCTTGAGCAAACAAGAATTGGAGAATTTGACGCGTGCCTATACGCGTGCCATTGAACCTATTATCGGACCGGAAAAAGATATCCCGGCTCCGGATGTGTACACCACGCCTGAAATCATGGCCTGGGTGGCGGATGAATATTCCATGTTGCATCGCCGAAATCTTATCGGCGTAGTCACCGGAAAACCTCTCTGTCTCGGAGGATCTGAAGGCCGCGGTGAAGCAACCTCTCAAGGAGGCGTGTACGTGCTTACGGAAATGATGAAAAAGAATGGAATGAAGCCCGAAACCACTCGTGTGGTGGTGCAAGGGTTCGGGAATGCAGGTGCGAATCTGGCGAAATTACTCGATCGTGCCGGGTTCAAAGTGGTTGGCGTTTCCGATTCTCGTGGAGGGTTGGCGTGCGCCGAAGGCATTGCCGTGGAAGAAGTCCTTGCTTACAAAGAAGCCAAAGGAACCCTTGAAGGTTGTGCCAAAACCGCGAAAGGCTCCTGCAAATACATCACGAATGAAGAGCTCCTTGAACTCGACTGCGATGTTCTTTCCTTGGCTGCCATTGAAAATCAAGTTACGAAAGACAATGCGCCTCGGCTCAAATGCAAATTGATTCTTGAGTTGGCGAATGGCCCCACCACGCCGGAAGCGGATGAAATTTTAACCCAACGTGGAATCCCCGTGATCCCGGATATTCTCGCGAATGCCGGAGGCGTGACCGTGAGTTACTTTGAATGGGTCCAAAATCAAATGGCCCTTTATTGGTCTGCGGAAGAAGTTCAAAAACGACTCCAGGACATCATGATCCCTTCCACCCGTGCGGTGGTTGAGACCGCGGATGCCTACAAATGCACGCTTCGTGAAGCCGCGTTCATTGTGGCCATCAAGAGAATTGCGGATGCTATGAAGGCGAGAGGTTGGTAACACTCACGAAGCGAAGCGGAGTGAGCTTTCCCCTCCCCGTATTCTCTTCGTCTCGAACCATACATCCATGCAAATGTAAAAAGCCCTTCGAAAGAGGGGCTTTTTTAAGCGACACGCTCGACTCAAAGGATGCGAGGGATTTGATGGATTAAGAGGGCCGAGAAGATGTTTCCGGGGCCTCTTCTTGCACAGTAATGTTATGTTGTTCGGCCAACGCAACCTTGACGGCTGCGACCAATTTTTGATTTTGAATATCCTCTTCGCGTGAATGCTTCGAAAGCGTACCATTAAATTCCCGCGAGGTAATGAAAATTTGGGCTGCTTCTTCTGCTTTTATTGCATCCAATCCATCTAATAAAGAACTTGATGTAGAACTGCTTATCCCATCATCACCCCTTATACAACTTAAAGCCACTGCCCACATTCTCTTCTTGCTCTCCCCTTTTTTAATAGCCTCGGCCATGAGCGCGGCGATGTGGGTCACCCCAGCTTCAAGACGACCGGGTTCATCTAATTTTAAGGCTTGAGTGATTTGTA from Candidatus Gracilibacteria bacterium includes the following:
- a CDS encoding sigma-70 family RNA polymerase sigma factor; amino-acid sequence: MAYLIITGVTLDEENKLVREAQKNRASFDQLYALYLPKVYGFVMGKIKNREAAEDLTGEIFLKILEGLPNYQFRGLPFGAWVFQIARNHLSNYYSISHRKACESLENPERFKDESEESNPATLARRKSTKQSLLNHFHVLTSQESEVVRLKYFAELSNQEIAATLGIHPNHVGVLLFRALKKLKTDYV
- a CDS encoding Ig-like domain-containing protein, giving the protein MFKSLLPLLEHFLTPRKKNFSLEEFGALEKQLQKEQPKPRKAFEEALKKRLHQRYAELQEKRETQSDESFQLFGSWMRQWTLIPVALMLLMVIAGTGVYVTSPTPATSISSFGILNASVQPAFAPVMIAFDTPMLESSVEEAFSITPSVEGRFIWNEEGTTLYFLPKTVLAKDTTYQVTLTEQAKSRYFKPLASLYERTFTSEWIALTEPPPMIASGSVPPLSPPLEPSVQSAGAELLSMEEKEDDVLLIDDKIKPIPDKKLDPFAPFRIEKGPLTAQELAQFEAAVALMEENMAK
- a CDS encoding DUF4147 domain-containing protein; protein product: MAKAASALLLKIALQTLEEINPYSLVLNELKKIDPSKYEKIFVLGAGKGASKMAKATEKHFGTKITEGFIIIPKGDPTPHLKKIKCIRGSHPLPDKNGLKGAKEILKIAQKASKKDLVITLISGGGSALMPYPMEGITLEEKIKTTCLLLKCGANINEINTVRKHLSQIKGGRLMEAIYPAQCLNLVISDVLGDDLSAIASGPVSPDSTTCQQALKIFEKYKILKKIPHFVIQCLKKGEETPKPGNKIFKKVTSKILANHETTAKVAEKIAKTVLGTTFSVKILDKHMAGDCNKTARKVIKTIGNQKGLFILAGETTVKVIGHGHGGRNQQFVLACLKEFFKKQKQSPFTLLSLGTDGVDGFCPENIAGAIATQETLKKGLDIEKHLNQNDSYGFFKKTKGLIKTGPTGTNLGDLVLILI
- a CDS encoding D-glycerate dehydrogenase, coding for MNIYVTRRIPEAGLQMLEKAFGKFEMNPDDRVLTREELLEKVKGRDGFIPLLTDKIDDEVMEAAGPQCKIISNYAVGYNNIDVAAASKRKIMVTNTPGVLTDTTADMAIAFMFAVARRMAESDVYMRSGQFQGWGPMLLLGQEMTRKTLGIVGAGRIGENVAIKMAKGFGMKILYTDLSGNEFLEKEVGAQKVTLEQLCQESDYISIHVTYSQATHHLIDEKMLNCMRPSTILVNTSRGPVIDEVALVKTLKEGKIFGAGLDVFEDEPAMKPGLAECKNTVIVPHLGSATIETRSKMAEIAAQNLINALQGRTPEFLVNKEAFSL
- a CDS encoding pyridoxal phosphate-dependent aminotransferase, with protein sequence MKSFSKRMPRLGTENAFSVIGKAKKFEKEVLEPQGKKLVYLQIGEPGFNTPANINEAAIKAIRENQTHYTATPGIPALREAIAKSTGKYTGVDYKAEDVVVVAGGKPIMFYMINALIDEGDEVIIPNPAYPIYGSVTEYLGGVVVPIQLKEETNFNFSAEELESKITPKTKLIMVNSPQNPTGGVYTRDLLEKIAAIAVKHDLWVLSDEIYNEMVHEGEHVSIAGMPGMAERTVILNGCSKTYAMTGYRVGWGVTKNPEMAKALEQLACNDISCVNTMAQYAAIEAVAGPQEEVKKMLIEYKKRRDLMVKLVNEVPGMKCHSPKGAFYLMVNVRQIMDKLGITAAELCDRVMKEANVLILPGTVFGLFGDDFVRFSYVSTEEMIVEGLARIKTYLTKVMATHEA
- a CDS encoding transketolase family protein — translated: MAREMLLTRQGWADALIELGTKDPRVVVLDADLAKSTLTCLFKDKFPDRFFDMGIAEQNMINVAGGMSLTGLVPFVSTYGVFVSGRAWEQIRTSICYGQLNVKFGGAHGGLSVGPDGATHQALEEIAIMRVIPNMTVLVPSDYYETKKAVLASVEINGPVYIRFGREKVPVVTSADMPFKIGKAITLQEGKDVTFVACGAMVAEALDAAEALVQKGISAEVINLHTIKPIDKEALIASARKTGCVVTAEEHQLFGGMGSAVAEVLVQNFQVPMEMVGIADTFGESGQPRELMEKYGITSKEIFEKALKVVARKKSI
- a CDS encoding transketolase, which encodes MKYPISLSQKERLLKAIRMRRDIVEMLEAAGSGHPGGSLSSVEFLVTLFFEFLKHDSDNTKWEERDRMIFCKCHITPAIYSILARTGYFDPAMLLTFRKLGSQLQGHPSRFHPRGMEMSGGSLGQNLSITTGVALGLKAQGKSNRVYGLSSEGDLQEGQSWEAIMSAAHYELDNLILFVDYNKLQIDGHVEDVMGIHPLDEKFKSFNWNVQVIDGHDFTQIHEAIKKALVFKGRPSVIIGNTVKGKGISFMENQSGWHGKAPNKGELELALKELDEQEAKSSSNYF
- a CDS encoding Glu/Leu/Phe/Val dehydrogenase, giving the protein MSLFENTLAQLKKASTIMKLDAHIADYLSYPQRILEVNISVKMDDGSAKMFKGFRVQHNNARGPYKGGIRYHPQVDMEEVKALATWMSMKCSVVGIPYGGGKGGIIVDPHTLSKQELENLTRAYTRAIEPIIGPEKDIPAPDVYTTPEIMAWVADEYSMLHRRNLIGVVTGKPLCLGGSEGRGEATSQGGVYVLTEMMKKNGMKPETTRVVVQGFGNAGANLAKLLDRAGFKVVGVSDSRGGLACAEGIAVEEVLAYKEAKGTLEGCAKTAKGSCKYITNEELLELDCDVLSLAAIENQVTKDNAPRLKCKLILELANGPTTPEADEILTQRGIPVIPDILANAGGVTVSYFEWVQNQMALYWSAEEVQKRLQDIMIPSTRAVVETADAYKCTLREAAFIVAIKRIADAMKARGW